The Penaeus chinensis breed Huanghai No. 1 chromosome 29, ASM1920278v2, whole genome shotgun sequence genome window below encodes:
- the LOC125040356 gene encoding ice-structuring protein 4-like yields the protein MFRAWPEGSFSDINTHGFVRDDSSVLTSMVNSDSALGRYRARHCRCRQSCRFRCRTAAAATPEAATAATSEAAATAAAATSEAATAAKTAATACAEAAATAADATSEAATAAATAAKTAAAATTACAEAASTST from the exons ATGTTTAGGGCATGGCCTGAGGGGTCTTTTTCGGATATAAATACCCATGGTTTTGTGAGAGatgacagttcggtcctgacttctatggtgAACAGTGATTCCGCTCTCG GCCGCTACCGTGCCCGCCACTGCCGCTGCCGCCAAAGCTGCCGCTTCCGCTGCCGCACTGCCGCTGCCGCCACTCCCGAAGCCGCCACTGCCGCCACTTCCGAAGCCGCTGCCACTGCCGCTGCCGCCACTTCCGAAGCCGCCACTGCCGCCAAAACTGCCGCTACCGCCTGTGCCGAAGCCGCTGCCACTGCCGCTGACGCCACTTCCGAAGCCGCTACCGCTGCCGCCACTGCCGCCAAAACTGCCGCTGCCGCCACTACCGCCTGTGCCGAAGCCGCTTCCACTTCCACTTGA